The Mesorhizobium loti DNA segment GGGACGGCTTCGTCGATGCGACGCTGCTGCAGCACACTGTCGCCAGCCTTGGCCGCGTGTTTGCCGCGCTCATGGCGGCGCTTCTCATCGGCGTGCCGGTGGGTCTGGCCATCGGCATCAGCACCATCGGCCGCGGCATTTTCGATCCGCTGCTGGAGTTCCTGCGGCCGATCCCGCCGCTCGCCTATCTGCCGCTGGTCATCATCTGGTTCGGCATTGGCGAGCCGTCGAAAATCCTGGTGATCACTATCGCCATGCTGGCGCCGGTCGCGCTGTCGACCGCATCGGGTGTTCGCGGCGTCTCGCAGGAGCGTATCAATGCCGCGCGCTCGCTTGGCGCGACCAAGCGCCAAGTGGTCCACCACGTCATCCTGCCCAGCGCGCTGCCGTCGATCCTGACTGGGCTGCGCATCGCGCTCGGCGCCGGCTGGTCGACATTGGTCGCGGCCGAACTGGTGGCCGCGACGCGCGGGCTGGGTTTCATGATCCAGTCGGCGGCGCAGTTCCTGGTCACCGACGTGGTGATCATGGGCATTCTGGTCATTGCGGCGATCGCCTTCGTGCTCGAATTCACCATCCGCCGGATCGAGCGCGCGCTCGTCCCGTGGGCGGGCCGCGAATGATCAACCCAGGAGGCTCGACATCCATGGCTCATCCAGCCCCGGCATTGTTCGCTTTCTTCGCGACCCGGCTGCACCTGACGCGGCACAGCGACAAACCGCTCGACGACACCGATCGCCAATCGCCGGCACCCGTGCGCTGGGACGCCGAGCGCGACCGCCTGCCGCCGCGCGACGAAAGTTTTTACTGGGCCTGGCAGTACTGGTCGCAGTGAGGGAGCGGTGATTGGCGCTGTGGCTGCTCCTCCCACTTCGTCATCCTAGGGTCTGCGCCGCGTCGCTTCGCCCTAGGATGACGAACGCGAGGGTTTGCCGCAGGAAATATTTCCACGAGACAGCGACAACTCGCAAAATCGTTCCTCTACTAAATTTATAGAACTACCTAGCCTTATCCCTATATCCAAACGGCGAGGACATTTCCCGGCGCCGATCCGCAGCGAAGGAGAGGGACCCATGTTCAATCTGACGAGACGCGTTGTCGGCCTCGGCCTTGTCGCCGCGACAGTTGCCCTGTCGTTCGGCGCCGCGGCCCAGGAGTTGAAGCAACTCAACATCGGCTACCAGAAAACCGGCCTGCCGGTGATCGCCCGGCAGCAGCAGGTGATCGAGAAGGCGCTGAGCGACAAGGGCGTCGCCGTGAAGTGGGTCGAGTTCACCGCTGGGCCGCCGCTGGTCGAGGCGCTCAATGTCGGCGCCATCGACGCCGGCTGGACCGGCGACGCGCCGCCGATCTTCGGCCAGTCCGCCGGCGCCAACATCGTCTATGCGGCGGCATTGCCGTCCAATGGCGACGGTGAGGCGATCTTCGTCAAGCCGGCCTCACCGGTCCAGTCGGTCGCCGACCTCAAGGGCAAGCGCGTCGGTGTCGGCAAGGGCACTTCCGCGCACAACCTGCTTGTGGCCGCGCTGGAAAAGGCCGGCGTTTCATACGATCAGATCACGCCCGTCTATCTCAGCCCCGCCGATGCGGCCGCCGCCTTCGCCAGCGACCAGATCGATGCCTGGGCCGTCTGGGATCCGTTCTTCGCCATTGCCGAAACGCGCTACCAGCCGCGCGTGCTGGCCCGCTCCAGCGAGGTGCTCAAGGTCAACACCTATTTCCTCGCCAACAAGGATTTCGCCAAGGCGCATCCCGAGATCGTCACCACCACCATATCAGCGCTCGGCGAGGCGGCGAAATGGGCGGACCAGAACCGCGACAAGGTGGCCGAGGCGCTGCACGAGGTCACAGGCGTGCCGCTCGACGCCCAGACCATCGCCGCCAACCGCACCAAATTCGGCATCTTTCCGATCACCGACGAGATCGTCGCCAGTCAGCAGGCGACCGCCGACCGCTTCTACAAGCTCGGCCTGATCCCGAAGGCCGTCCGCATCTCCGACGCCGTGTGGACCGCGCCAGGCAACTGATCTTTTGTCTCGCGGCGCCGGGTGAGACCGCCCGGCGCCGTTGCCGTTTGTGCCTGCATCTCCAGGAAGTCCGCCATGACCACGCCAGCCAGCACCGCGCCGCTCGATTTCTTCTGGTTCATCCCGACGCATGGCGACGGTTCCTATCTCGGTTCCGAGGAGCAGCAGCGGCCGCCGGAGTTCGGCTATTTCAAGGAAATCGCCCAGGCGGTCGACCGGCTCGGCTTTCCCGGCGTGCTGCTGCCGACCGGCCAGAATTGCGAGGATTCCTGGATCACCGCGACGGGCCTCGCTGCACTCACCGAAAAACTCAAATTCCTCGTCGCCTTGCGGCCCGGCGTAACATTGCCGACCTTCGCCGCCCGCCAGACGGCAGCCCTCGACCGGCTGAGCAATGGCCGCCTGCTGCTCAATGTCGTGGTCGGCGGCAATCCGACCGAACTCGCCGGCGACGGCGTCTTCCTGCCGCATGACGAGCGCTATGCGCAGGCGCATGAATTCCTGACCATCTGGCGCGGCCTGGTATCCGGCGAGCGCGTCAATTTCGACGGCAAATACTACCGCGTCGAGAATGGCCGCCTCGACCTTTTGCCGAGCCAGGAGCGGCCGCCGCTCTATTTCGGCGGATCGTCCGACGCCGGCCAGGATCTCGCCGCCGACCTCGTCGACATGTATCTCACATGGGGCGAGCCGCCGGCGCAGGTGGCCGAGAAGCTCGCCTCAGCGCGCAAGAGGGCAGCGCTGCGCGGCCGGAAATTGCGCTTCGGCATCCGGCTGCATTTCATCGTGCGCGAAACCGAGGACGAAGCCTGGCGCGCCGCCGACCGGCTGATCAGCCATGTCACCGACGCCCAGATAGAGAACGCGCAGGCGCGCTTCCTCACCCAGATGGACTCGGTAGGCCAGCGCCGCATGGCCGAACTGCATGGCGGCCGCCGCGACAGGCTTGTCGTTTCTCCCAATCTGTGGGCCGGCGTCGGCCTGGTGCGCGGCGGCGCCGGCACCGCGCTGGTCGGCACGCCGGAACAGATCACGCAGCGCATCCGCGAATACCAGGCGATTGGCATCGACACCATCATCGGCTCCGGCTATCCGCATCTCGAGGAAGCCTACCGCGTCGCCGAGCTTCTGTTTCCGCGCCTCGGGCTCGGCACCAGGCGGCAGCGGGCGCATGAGAATATCGCCAATGAATTCTCGGTCGGCTTCCATGGCGCCGCCCGCCTGCAGGCCTCCTCATGAGCTTTTCCGCGCGCCTCCACGCCAACGCCCTCGGCTGGGTGCTGCCGGTACTGGTGATCGCCGGCTGGGAGATTGCCAGCCGCGCCGGCGTCATGCCGGCCAATGTGCTGCCGGCGCCAAGCGCCGTTGCCGAGGCCTTCTGGCGGCTGACGCTTTCGGGCGAACTGATCCGCAACATCGGTGTTTCGACGGCGCGCGCGCTTGCCGGCTTCGCCGTCGGTGGCTCGATCGGCTTCGCGCTCGGCCTCGCCAACGGCCTGTCGCGGCTCAGCCGCGGCCTGACCGACACCACGCTGCAGATGATCCGCAACATCCCGCACCTGGCGCTGATCCCGCTCGTCATCCTGTGGTTCGGCATCGACGAGGAAGCCAAGCTGTTCCTGGTGGCGCTTGGCGTGTTCTTTCCGATCTACGTCAACACGCTGCTCGGCATCCAGAGCGTCGATCCGCAGCTGGTCGAGATGGGCCGTGTCTACGGCATGGACCGGCGCGCGCTGTTCTTCCGCGTCATCCTGCCCGGCGCATTGCCGGCGATCTTCGTCGGCCTGCGCTACGCGCTCGGCATCATGTGGCTGACGCTGATCGTCGCCGAGACGATCTCGGCCAGTTCGGGCCTCGGCTACATGGCCATGCAGGCGCGCGAATTCCTGCTGATCGATGTCGTCGTGCTGTCGATCCTGATCTACGCGCTGCTCGGCAAGCTCGCCGACAGCCTTGCCCGCCTGCTCGAGCGGCTGTCGCTCGGCTGGCATCCCGCCTTCCAGCACGGATGAGGTTTCGATGCCAGCCGCCAGCCTGACCTCCGTCCGTTCCTTCGTCGCCGCACCTGTGCCGGCACGCCCGGCGATTTCTGTCGAAGGTCGCCGCGCTTTCGCCTACAAGGGCGTCGAAAAACGCTTCGGCGACAAGACCGTGCTCGACGGCATCGACCTCGACGTGCCGGCCGGGCAGTTCGTTGCCGTCATCGGCAAGAGCGGTTGCGGCAAGAGCACTTTGCTCAGGCTGCTGGCCGGGCTCGACCGGCCGACATCGGGGTCGTTGACGCTGGGCGCCGAGGAAGAAGACCACAGCCGCACCCGCTTCATGTTCCAGGAGCCGCGCCTGCTGCCCTGGGCCAGTGTCGTCAGGAATGTCGAGGTCGGGCTGACCGGCATCGCCGCCGGGCAGGACGCAAGGCAACGCGCGCTCGACATTCTGGGCGAGGTCGGCCTCGCCGACCGCGCCGATGAATGGCCCTCGGTGCTGTCAGGCGGCCAGAAGCAGCGCGTGGCGCTCGCCCGCGCGCTGGTCGGCCACCCGCAGATCCTGGCGCTCGACGAGCCGCTCGGCGCGCTCGACGCGCTGACCCGCATCGAGATGCAGCAATTGCTGGAGCGCATCTGGCTCACCCAGAAGTTCACCGCCGTGCTGGTCACCCATGACGTCGCCGAAGCGGTCGCGCTCGCCGACCGGGTGGTGGTGATCAGCGCCGGCAGGATCGCGCTTGACCTGGAAGTGCCGGTGGCCCGCCCGCGCCGGCGCGGTTCCGCCGAACTCGCCCGGCTTGAAGGCACGATATTGGACCGGCTGTTCGGTTAGGCTGTCTTGCGGCAGCGGAATTGACGAGCGGCTTCCCCCACTCCGTCGCTGCTTCGCAGCGCCACCTCTCCCCCCTCCGGAGGGAGAGGAAAGGAGCCAAGCCCGGAGAACGCGCGCCCTTCCTCTCCCCCGTCGATCGGGGGAGAGGTGTCGAGCGAAGCTCGACGGAGTGGGGGTCGACCTTTCACCCCTACCGGTTCGCCCACACCAGCCCGGCCAGGCCGACCAGCATGGCGACGAGGCCGATATAGAGCCATTGCGACTGGCCGGTCATGAAGCTGCCGCCGACGACGCCGATGCCTTGCAGCGACCACAGCGCACCGATGGCCAGCACAATCAAGGTCAGCAGATTTTTGGTCAGTCTCATTGTCGGACCTCGCTTTTCAAGTCGATCGTTTGCGGCGTCGTGAGCGTGATGAAAGAACCAAAGGAAGGGGTTCAATCACGCCGGATTCTACTTGGATATTAATCCGATATCTTGTCAAAGCGATCTCCAATATCGGCCCGAAGGTCATCGAGAATTGATCAAATATCGTCGGATAATCCATGACAGACTGTTACCCGCTGACTCCAAACGTGTGATCTCGCCACGGAACGGACAGATGCTTGCCGCATTTCCTGCCTTATTCGGCACCTAACGGCTGGGGTCTGTCAAAAACGGAGCCATCCCCAAGAGATGAAGAACCTAAATCAGACCGCGCTTGTCGCGGTAACGATCGCTGCTGGCCTGATGGTCGGCGCTTCCGCCACTTCGGCAACCGCCGCCGGCCAGTGTGGCCGTGCTTCCTGGTACGCGCTGCACTCGCGCACCGCATCGGGCGAGCGCATGAACCCGTCGGCGATGACCGCCGCCCACCGCACGCTGCCGTTCGGCACCAAATTGCGGGTCACCAACCAGAACAACGGCCGCAGCGTCATCGTGCGCATCAACGATCGCGGCCCGTTCATCAGGGGACGGGTGCTCGACCTGTCGAAGGGCGCCGCTGGCCAACTCGGCTTCATCGGTTCGGGCCAGACCGCCGTCTGCATGGCGCGCATTTGATGTGATTGTCCCTGGAGCATGATCTCTTCCGAGCCGCAGGTCAGCGAAGCAAAAAGCGGGTTCCACTTTTCGGGATCATGGCCGGGTGTCCGGCTAACGGACACATTTCCTACACATTTCGGCGCTGCACATTGAGCCGGCTCGGCCATTCCCGGCCAATTTGCAAGCCTTTGCACGAAAGAACGATTGGTCACGCCACGTGACGTATTGCATCGCAGCAATTAGTTGTTAACCTCGCCACGAGACATTTGAGGCTCGGCGCTGCTCGTCGTCCCTTCGGTCGCAGCAGCAGCGGGGTTGTCGATGTTCTACCAGCTCTATGAAATGAACCACGCGGCGTTGCAGCCGGCCCGGCTCTATGCCGACGCGGTGCGCATGTTCTACGTCAACCCGCTCAATCCGTTTTCGCACACGCCCTGGGGCCGTTCGATCGCGGCGGGCGCCGAACTGTTCGAGCGCACCACGCGCCGCTACGGCAAGCCCACCTTCGGCCTCGACAAGACCGCTGTCGACTGGAAGAGCGTCGCGGTCACCGAAAAGACCGTCTGGTCGAAGCCGTTCTGCAATCTCGTCCACTTCGAACGTGCTCTTCCCGCCGGCCGCAAGCCGGATCCGAAGCTGCTGATCGTGGCGCCGATGTCGGGCCACTATGCGACGCTGCTGCGCGGCACGGTGGAAGCCATGCTGCCCTATGCCGATGTCCACATCACCGATTGGGTCGATGCCCGCATGGTGCCGCTGGCCGACGGCAGCTTCGATCTCGA contains these protein-coding regions:
- a CDS encoding taurine transporter subunit, with product MTISSYTERPGSSTEETDGLSVPWSRPSPKRRGVSARMISAVTILVVLAAWALSARLQLVSPVFLPSPVAVWNKFIVVIRDGFVDATLLQHTVASLGRVFAALMAALLIGVPVGLAIGISTIGRGIFDPLLEFLRPIPPLAYLPLVIIWFGIGEPSKILVITIAMLAPVALSTASGVRGVSQERINAARSLGATKRQVVHHVILPSALPSILTGLRIALGAGWSTLVAAELVAATRGLGFMIQSAAQFLVTDVVIMGILVIAAIAFVLEFTIRRIERALVPWAGRE
- a CDS encoding aliphatic sulfonate binding protein, whose amino-acid sequence is MFNLTRRVVGLGLVAATVALSFGAAAQELKQLNIGYQKTGLPVIARQQQVIEKALSDKGVAVKWVEFTAGPPLVEALNVGAIDAGWTGDAPPIFGQSAGANIVYAAALPSNGDGEAIFVKPASPVQSVADLKGKRVGVGKGTSAHNLLVAALEKAGVSYDQITPVYLSPADAAAAFASDQIDAWAVWDPFFAIAETRYQPRVLARSSEVLKVNTYFLANKDFAKAHPEIVTTTISALGEAAKWADQNRDKVAEALHEVTGVPLDAQTIAANRTKFGIFPITDEIVASQQATADRFYKLGLIPKAVRISDAVWTAPGN
- a CDS encoding alkanesulfonate monooxygenase encodes the protein MTTPASTAPLDFFWFIPTHGDGSYLGSEEQQRPPEFGYFKEIAQAVDRLGFPGVLLPTGQNCEDSWITATGLAALTEKLKFLVALRPGVTLPTFAARQTAALDRLSNGRLLLNVVVGGNPTELAGDGVFLPHDERYAQAHEFLTIWRGLVSGERVNFDGKYYRVENGRLDLLPSQERPPLYFGGSSDAGQDLAADLVDMYLTWGEPPAQVAEKLASARKRAALRGRKLRFGIRLHFIVRETEDEAWRAADRLISHVTDAQIENAQARFLTQMDSVGQRRMAELHGGRRDRLVVSPNLWAGVGLVRGGAGTALVGTPEQITQRIREYQAIGIDTIIGSGYPHLEEAYRVAELLFPRLGLGTRRQRAHENIANEFSVGFHGAARLQASS
- a CDS encoding rare lipoprotein A family protein; amino-acid sequence: MKNLNQTALVAVTIAAGLMVGASATSATAAGQCGRASWYALHSRTASGERMNPSAMTAAHRTLPFGTKLRVTNQNNGRSVIVRINDRGPFIRGRVLDLSKGAAGQLGFIGSGQTAVCMARI
- a CDS encoding alkanesulfonate ABC transporter permease; the protein is MSFSARLHANALGWVLPVLVIAGWEIASRAGVMPANVLPAPSAVAEAFWRLTLSGELIRNIGVSTARALAGFAVGGSIGFALGLANGLSRLSRGLTDTTLQMIRNIPHLALIPLVILWFGIDEEAKLFLVALGVFFPIYVNTLLGIQSVDPQLVEMGRVYGMDRRALFFRVILPGALPAIFVGLRYALGIMWLTLIVAETISASSGLGYMAMQAREFLLIDVVVLSILIYALLGKLADSLARLLERLSLGWHPAFQHG
- a CDS encoding aliphatic sulfonate transport ATP-binding protein; the encoded protein is MPAASLTSVRSFVAAPVPARPAISVEGRRAFAYKGVEKRFGDKTVLDGIDLDVPAGQFVAVIGKSGCGKSTLLRLLAGLDRPTSGSLTLGAEEEDHSRTRFMFQEPRLLPWASVVRNVEVGLTGIAAGQDARQRALDILGEVGLADRADEWPSVLSGGQKQRVALARALVGHPQILALDEPLGALDALTRIEMQQLLERIWLTQKFTAVLVTHDVAEAVALADRVVVISAGRIALDLEVPVARPRRRGSAELARLEGTILDRLFG